TTAAGTTTTTTAAGGTATGAAATGAACTAATATATTCAATTACTCAGGAAAGTGACAAATTTGTTAAGAAATATCAGAGAAAGCAATGTTTATGGAGTGCTATCTCTAATAATTTTCATTCTAGTAGCTTATAGTCTAGAAAGTTTTTTACTTCTAGTTCACATCCTTTTCGGTCCCAATACCTAAAGCGATATGAAAGAGTATGCCATAGCAGTTTGCTAGAAGATTTAGTACACTCTTTTGTATATAACTTTAGATTCCTCAACTCAATTTTGTGACTTCAGTTGATGAGTGGTTTGAGGTGTTACCTTACATGTGTGGTTGCAGGTTCTTCCTCTAGTTCCACCAGGAAGGAGAGCCAATGAAGAAGGCTCACCCTATTCTGGCCAGGTGATTGTAATCTCAGTTTTTTTCCCAATTTCTATGAAGAAGCAAATATTAGGACGAGCAGTAAATAAGGAGAAGATCTAATTTGGGAAATTTAATCAGCATAAAGTTCTAAATTGTAATGTGAAATGGCAGATTTTCTAGatgtctttcttctttttcctgtCTGGGAAAGTGAAATAAAATTTAATTCGTTCCAGAGAAGGATAGAACTTTTGTTTTCTGGAATGCATCCCTTAGTCTCTCATCTGCTTTGAGTTCAGGACTAAGGGATTCATGTATATGCTTTTCTGTTTTATCATGTACACTCACATCATAAAACACATCATTGACACCATGTCCATTTTCTTTCTGAGCTCCCTTACGACAATTAGTGGTGTAATTGAGTCTAGTCAAGCTCGAGTTTTACCATACTTGAGCTCAAACTCGACCACTAATAGCTATGATCGAGCTTGAGCTCATCAAGTTTTAAATTTTGCAACTTGAGCTTGACTTGCGGCATACTCAAGCTCGAGCTCAAGCTCAAGTTGAGCAAGTCACAAACCCAGGAATTTCATGTCTTAAAtcttaaaaaaaagttttcacagccaaaaaaaagtcaagaaattccaaaaccttAAAAAATTGAACTGCATATTCAGATTCATAGGAACCCAAAAGACGCACAAGAAGGTTCATTGTTGCCTATGTTCTCAAGAGTCCAGATCATCAGAAATGAGTGAAAGACCTCTTGTAAACCAAAATTTTGTCCTCATACAattttcaaaaatgaaaatacaGATAATAGAAATCTAATAGTACCTGTAAATCCTGTGGCACCCAGATATTAGAAATCTAATAGTACCTGTATATGCTTTTCTGTTTTATCATGTACACTCACATCATAAAACACATCATGACTCCATGTCCATTTTCTTTCTGAGCTCCCTTACGACAATTAGTGGTGTAATTGAGTCTAGTCAAGCTCGAGTTTTACCATACTCGAGCTCAAACTCGACCACTAATAGCTATGATCGAGCTTGAGCTCGTCAAGTTTTAAATTTTGCAACTTGAGCTTGACTTGCGGCATACTCAAGCTCGAGCTCAAGCTCAAGTTGAGCAAGTCACAAACCCAGGAATTTCATGTCTTAAAtcttaaaaaaaagttttcacagccaaaaaaaagtcaagaaattccaaaaccttAAAAAATTCAACTGCATATTCAGATTCATAGGAACCCAAAAGACGCACAAGAAGGTTCATTGTTGCCTATCTTCTCTCTAAAGCAACGATGACAAGAGATGAGGGCAAGGGAGTGATGAAGAAGAGGTAATTAAGAGCACGAGATGCAGAGATCGGGGGCAAGAGAGTTAGTAAGCAGAGGGAAAGAGAGATGAGGGGATTTGGGGGTGGTGGTGGCTGGAAATTAACGAAAGCAAAGTGAGAGAGAAGGGTGGGATGTGGTATACATGGGGTAGCTTTAAGAAGGATTTACAAAtaattttacatatatatatatataattgataAGGCTCGCCAGTAGCTCGAGCTTGACTTGATTTCTTAATCAAGCTACTTGAACTCGAGGTCATGCTCGAGCTCAATTTTTATCGAGTTAAGTATTCTTTGAGCTGAGTACCGACGTACTCGCGAGTAGCACCCCTAATGATAATCCCTGTTAGTTATTGTGTAGCAATTTTTTCTTAAGCATGGAGGGGAAAAGCTAATtatttgctgtttatttttgTTGTGCTGACGGTAACCTTGTTAATCATCATTTTTAGGATGCAAATTGTGGCAACACCCTTTTAATCTCTCTTGATGAACTTGTGGGAGATGGTCTTTTGTCAAAGGATGAGCTTCCTAAACCACTGTGAGGATTCTTAAAGTATTGTTCTGGTCATCTTGATTTATTTCTCAAAGGTTGGAATTTCCcctctttttctttgttcatGCAGAGATATAGACCATGTGAATTTCTCAACTGTTGCTAAGATAAAGGATCCATTGATAGAAAAGGTAAAAGTTCCCACATCTTTTCTGCTAGATTCCATGGTTTGGCATGAGTTATTGGCTCTTGAGTGACTTTAAGGGTATGTTTATGAAACCTAAATTGAACATTACTGTTGAAAATGGAGGAAATGTTTGGGCTTACTTTATATTCCTTTTTCAAAGAAGGCCTCAGGTTTGCACTTTGATGGGGCCTAACTTTTTCTTACTCAAAATATGGTGTAAAGCCATTTGACGGCTGTGTACTTGCTCAAACGATTACTACAGAGCTTGGTTTGTCTTCTCTATCTCGCAGCTAGAGTTGATTCAGAAAAAGTATTCAGGAAACAAAATAACTAAGAAAATGGAAACCTAAATGGTATGTATCCCCCTTAAAGTGAGTTGTATTCCATTTTAACATCAAATAACTTTCAGAAGATGAGGCTGAATCTAGAAATAGTGGTGTGCAGTTGTGTATAGACTGAAAGATTATTTAGGCGTTATCCCTGGTGCTCTGCCTTTTATGGTTCTTCAGGACAAGAAACTTTTATTCACAAGTAGCAAGGTTTTATGGACCATGAAAACCAATCGCTATTTGGTAATGCAAATTATGCTTATGGATCACAATTGAAACCCAGAATTAGTAAGTAAAGTTCAGTTCCAGCACTGTGCAATTTTGCATTTAACTCTTCTTTGTACTATACTAATTCCGAACCAATCTGATAATTTCAGAGTCTTTGTTCTCATATACCCTTTTTTTACTTGCTTTCTGATTAGGCGAGCAGTATATGCCCCTCTGGCCTGGCTAAAGCAGCAAACTCTAGAGGCTAGGGCTTTGTTCACCTTTGGACACGAACATTATTCCGTTCTCAGCGGAAACCCACCTTACAGATTGAACGGCAATAAGATAAGCTGACCTTCAATCTAAGACAGCGCTGAGTGCTGATAGCTTGTAGTGAAAAGCCCCCTTATGAAACCAGTTGAAAGCAGCCTTTGGTACTTAAGTAGTTAAGGCTTGGAAACCTCCTCCCCAAAGCGGCTAGAAAGCTGTAACTAAAGGACTTTCAGTTTGAATAGGATAGCATAAAGTGTATTTGTACGAATGGAAACACTCTGTCAAAAGAAGCTCATGCTAACCTGCTTCAACTTTATTCTCTAACTTTTTGGCATGTTGAACTAATTGTACTTGGTTAAAAGTTATATGAAGCACGGGAAAACGAAGTCAAAAGAAAATGGATACAGATAGGAGACGCACAAGAAACCATGCTAAGCAGTTTTTGGGTTCTGTGTTCTTTCAGATTCTTAGTGTAAAACTTTTTCTGTATTTGTTTTATGCTAAACCTTGGCTCATGGAACAATTGGCAACTTTAAGGTGCAACAAATGTTTTTGTGCTATATTTTTCTACTGACTCATTTTTTTCCTTATGTGTCTGTGTATTTTCGCTGTGGGATTTGTTTATCATTTATACATTCCGCAAACCAGAACTATATTTTACTTACATGGGGACTTTTCTCCACATATGTACTTAGGCTGCAAAGAGGCTTATTATGAGTGGTGGTGAGCTCAAAAGTCAGCTTGAGCGTTTTCGGAAGGATCAAGATGTTGCAAGTAAGTGGCATATCCCTTTGTGAATCATTTTTGTATCAAGCTGAGAAGCAACTTTGTGATATCTCTGATGCTCTTACTCTAGTTTGCACTCTAGTTTAGACTTTTGTTGGCAATGGTAGTGACAAGTACGAGTTATGGAAGACAGTGGGGATTATGATTTCCCCCTTTTCCTAATGCAGTACATCTGCCAGGCTTCTGGTCAGGATGACATTGATTTTAAGTACTTCGAGGTAtaacttttcttttccttgtgtCCCCGTACAAGACAAACCCATAGGTATGTTTTGGTTTGGTCAGTTGTGTAGTGTTTTATTTAGTTGATTGGTGGAACTTATTTTTGTAGTAGTGCTTTATACACTGAAACAAAATGGTTGAATGTGTCATAATTTTAACATGTTGCCTGACCTTAAGCACAGAGAGTTTCCTATTCTGCATAATCTAAGCCAATCAATGCTGTAAGTTTTCGGTCTTAGCTGCTTTTGCCTTAGGACATTTTGGAATGTTCCTTCAGTTTACTTTATCTATTCATGAGATACAATTTTGCAACGAGAGAGACGCTCCTTTTATTCCATTTGGACATGCAAATACCAATATTAGCCGTACACTTAACAAACAGTTATGCAATACTCGCAAGCTTTTGGTAATTATGGTCCTCACTTAACAGGTTGGCTTGAAGATGCTGCATATTTTGCTGCTATTGATGATTCTTTAAATACTTTTAGCTGGTATGATTGGCCTGAACCACTGAAAAATCGCCATCTTGCAGCATTGGAAGAGATTTATCAAACTAGGAAGGATTTTGTATGGTCCATCTTAACTTTCCAGTGCTTTCCTGCCTTATGCTTCTTTTAGTTGTCAAGACTTGATTCTCAACTACCTTGTGACGATTAATATTCACTTTCTTGCACAGATTGACATATTTGTCGCTCAACAGTTTTTATTCCAGAGGCAGTGGCAAAAAATTCATGATTATGCTCACAAGAAAGGAATTAGTATAATGGGAGACATGCCAATTTATGTTGGTTATCATAGTGCAGATGTTTGGGCAAATAAGAAACAGTTTTTGCTGGTTAGTCATTATTTGATAAAATATTTTGATCTTCGAAATTATTTTGACAAGGTTCTAAAGGCTATTCAACTTCCTCTAACTTCCTATACATGCTATGACAGAATAGGAGTGGTTTTCCTGTCCTAGTAAGTGGTGTTCCACCTGATGCTTTTAGTGAAACCGGTCAACTTTGGGAGAGGTACTATTGATTCCATAACTAGTGTGCAAGGATGTAAAGATATCTGCCTTTCATATTAATGCTTTTCAGGGAGTATAATGTTATTATGCATTATATTTGAACACTAAGACCATGCTTACTAATAATTTTCAATAACTAATTCATCTAAGATTGATCATTTACTATTTGCTTAATTATTCTACTCCTACATTAGTCAAGTGATCATCATTCTCGAACATTTTCAAGTGCTTTAGTGTTTGGTATTTATCAGAAATAAGTATTTAGCATTTGCAGCTGGCTAGTCGCGAATGTAATGCTTGTCAGAGATGCACATGCAGATTTAGCAGTGCATCTGTGATTCTTGCTTCAGACTCGTGTAAAAGCTTCTACACCGTTTGATAGTAAGGTTAATTTTAAAAAAGGCCCTTAGTATCTATTGTTCTTCTATGGATGGAAGTAATAATGATGAAAAGTgtcaaagaaaaatattttggtgACACCGCTAAAAAAAATGATAGTATCCAGCTATTGTTTGTTTGCAGTCTGTGCTGTAGGGGATGATTCTTATAGAAGGTTTTGGTGGCCTTTCCTTACAAGTTCTTTACCAATTAGTGCACGTAAAATTTAGATACTTTTGCTGAAGGAATTTAGTCTTACCATACACCTTTTACTTGATTTAGATGTGGAAACATATATCCACTGATTGCAGTGAGAAACATGTTAGAATGCCTTAGTTTTCTTGGATCTGAAATGCGTTGCTATTTTAAATACCATGGAGGGACCTTGTTGTATGACGAGAGAGTGCTTTACTGCTTATATGCTTAGCCAGTGTGTTTTAGCAGGTTCTCGAAGAGAGAGAAATTAGTTTACCTGTTTTAGAATTTAGCCTTATGAAACAATAAGATCTGCACCTATTGAAGTTATAAAGCAATAGAGGTAGTTCCCTTCTCTTAGTGGTTTTGGTGGTGGTTCTACTCTAAATCTCTCTTTGACATtctttgttgattttggacTATCTTTAATTGACAAAATATAAACATTAGGCAGTAGCTTTCATTCAAATATGGCTTGAGAGCATGTATAGAATTTGGAGAAAACCAATGATCTCTAGTCTTGTAGATCATATATTTGACTTGATTATTAACTATGAGCTCTCTCTGTAAAGCCCCCTATATGATTGGAAAGCCATGGAGAAGGATGGATTTTCTTGGTGGATACGCCGCATTAGACGGGCTCAAAATCTGTTTGATGAATTTCGGATTGATCACTTTAGAGGATTTGCTGGCTTTTGGGCTGTTCCTTCTGGTGAGGCCATTTTCAGTTTGCTGAATTTCTGGATTGTCTGAATATCTTATTGAACTACCAATATTTTGTGTCATGCCACTTATGCAGAAGCAAAAGTTGCAATGGTAGGAAGATGGAAGGTCAGATCTTTTTATCAGTATTTTTGGTTTTACATTTTCTTAACTATTAAAAGTAGTCACTGTGATTGTTTTTTAATTGCTGGTAGGTAGGACCTGGAAAACCTTTGTTTGATGCCATATTCAGAGCTGTTGGAAAGATCAATATCATAGCAGAAGACTTGGTATGTATGGGAAAAAAATTGGTTCCTCGGACACGTCCCTTTCAATTTTAGCTGCAACCGTAGTCAGAATTTTGATTATTACTTAGAAGGTTGTGGTGTCATTGACATTGTATGCAATCAGCACGCATTGGTGAGGAGAATTTATATCTGAGAGCTGGATGGAAGTTTATGCTGCACACCATTCATCTTTAgcctttttgttttctatataaTGCTCAAGTCTTATGCTTTCGTTATAAGGAGATCTGAGTTGACATGACTCGTGCCTATTGCCTTGACTACATGAATGGGTTTCTATAGCTAACTATCGTCCTTGGTT
This sequence is a window from Coffea eugenioides isolate CCC68of chromosome 7, Ceug_1.0, whole genome shotgun sequence. Protein-coding genes within it:
- the LOC113777812 gene encoding 4-alpha-glucanotransferase, chloroplastic/amyloplastic: MVIQMSSLLQIPTLFPPPQFSPPATANAVAVFPFTAKLTPNLTSRKKCLTAVYFQNGRGGAVVVGEDLPPDYADWHPKEASDSSSRRRAGVLLHPTSFPGPYGIGDLGPRAFRFLDWLHLAGCSVWQVLPLVPPGRRANEEGSPYSGQDANCGNTLLISLDELVGDGLLSKDELPKPLDIDHVNFSTVAKIKDPLIEKAAKRLIMSGGELKSQLERFRKDQDVASWLEDAAYFAAIDDSLNTFSWYDWPEPLKNRHLAALEEIYQTRKDFIDIFVAQQFLFQRQWQKIHDYAHKKGISIMGDMPIYVGYHSADVWANKKQFLLNRSGFPVLVSGVPPDAFSETGQLWESPLYDWKAMEKDGFSWWIRRIRRAQNLFDEFRIDHFRGFAGFWAVPSEAKVAMVGRWKVGPGKPLFDAIFRAVGKINIIAEDLGVITDDVVQLRKSIDAPGMAVLQFGFGSDAKNPHLPHKHEHNQVVYTGTHDNDTIRGWWDVLPQWERDNVIKYLGSIDQNEISWALIRAALSSVARTAIIPMQDILGLGSSARMNIPATQFGNWSWRLPSSMGFDELNGEAERLRGMIATYGRL